Genomic segment of Pongo pygmaeus isolate AG05252 chromosome 1, NHGRI_mPonPyg2-v2.0_pri, whole genome shotgun sequence:
CCTTGAACCTTAGAGTCCCATTACAGAGTCCCTGCTCCCTGTTAATAAGTCTCATCCTCAGCATATTCCTGACCATCTGACCCTGAACCCTACAGCTTCATGCTCTTGTACCTGTTAAGGCATTTTACAATTTCTGAGCTTAGCTGCTAGACTGGAGCACTACTTTCTGCTTGTGTCCTCTCTGGGTATCACATAATATTATATGGATTCACCTTCCTCCTAGGACCTACAGGTGGATTATATAAGTCTTCAGGGCTTCTCTCCTTCACTCCAGTTTAGTGGGTCTACTTCTAACTCTCCACTCTTCTCATTCTGCCTCACCTCTCTGCCTTACATAACTGTGTGTCGAGGTAAGACAGAAACTAAAATGAGAGGAATACATGAGGCAAAGAGAAAGTCCTGGGCTTAGACCTCAAAATACTATAAATGTGATGTGGCCAGGGGTGTGAGGGATGGTAGAAAACACTGCTGGATGAAAGAAAGAACATGTGAAAAATACTTTAGGATTTTAGTTGACATGTATGCATACTTTCAGCTAGTCATGTGATAGCTGTTATGCTGAAATACTGATTATAACTTCTGGCCATATTAATAGGAGAACTCAGAAAAAGGAGCTGCAGTCCTTCTGTACCTGCCTCGTGAGATCACAATACTGAAACCCAATGCTCAGTTACAGGTTAAagataaaatgggcaaaaaaccaACCAGGAGTTGTTGTTTCTAAACCATTTCCTACAGAGGAACACAGGCAACTGATGATATTCAGCTGAGATAATAGATGACTAGGTGAGCCCGAGAATTTACCTTTACATTTTTGCGCAACAACCTCACAGGTGAAAGAATAGTGGATTGGTTCCCAAGGTAGAACCAGGTAGGTGGAAGCTTTAGAAAATCATATTTTGATTCAATCTGTGGGGGAAAGTCATCGAACTGGCTGCTCTGTGAAACAGTTCAGCTCTATGTCCTGAGCAGAATCTTGATAAACAAAATGACCATCCACCAGGAGAGTTGCAAAGGAATTTCTTGTAATGGATAAAAAGAGTGAAGCAGATAATTTCAAAGGGTTCTTTCAGCTCTAAATTCATGTTTCATTTGTCCTCTCAAAGGTCCTGAGAATTAAATTCATTTAAGATATGCAACTGAAATtgtagaagaatgaaaacaaCAATAGCTCTAACAATGATAAGGGTATTTGACAGAGTTAATATTTATTCAGTAAAAATACAAGTCAACATTgaccaaaaaaagtgttttaaatatttatacttactataatgaaaaaaattaaataaatccaATATGCTTCAGTCAGGAGGTCTACACCTTTTGAAGTTTCTTAGACACACCATCTCTGTGTTTGTCTTCATTCTATGAGAAAACATAAATATCTTGAAATAGCTATAgttattcaaacaaacaaactggagATACTGCCTCCAGAAGTCCTCTCTGTCATAAGACATGATATGGCAAATAGATTTTCACACTccgggcctcaagcaatccttccaccttggcctctcaaatgctgggattacaggtgtgagccactgtgcctggcttagagTTTCATAGGTCAGTTTACTTTTCACACTGGGGCACATTCTGGCAAAGGTGTATCTACAGGGCCCCACTCACATTCATTAAACCATACTCACTCCCTGAACTTCCTTTCAATTACAGGTTAGTTCCTACAGCAATTTAAacacaacatattttaaaattctgtgtctACAACACTTAGATGAACACAGCTTTTCTAAGTAGTCGACATATGTTAATTTCTCTCACTCATTCCTCAAATACAGTCgttcttatttgcatttttcagatGGCTTGTCACACCAAGTGATTTCTGTACCCATATTTAAAACCAAACAT
This window contains:
- the LOC129031185 gene encoding uncharacterized LOC128092251 homolog, which translates into the protein MKTNTEMVCLRNFKRCRPPD